A region of the Methylobacterium nodulans ORS 2060 genome:
GGAGTGATCTGGTTTCCGGATGATCGCTTCGGTGACCGTATCGGTTCACCACCGGCCGGGCCGACCCCTGGTGGATGAGACCGGCTGAATGAGCGCTCCCTCCTGTGGCATCCCCACCGGCCCTCATGCTGAGGTGCAGCCGTAGGCTGCTTCGAAGCACCCCGGAACGCTCGTCCCAAGCTCCGGGTGGCCGGGGATCACCGGTCCGGCGTGCTTCGAGGCTCCGTGCGATCTTCGATCGCCAGGAGCACCTCAGCATGAGGAGTAGGGCGGCTTCCATGCACGGTGTCGGAGAAGGGGATAGGGCTCTGCTTCTATTCTGAGGGGCGCCTCGCCCATCCGGGCGTTTTTCGCGGGATCACCGGGCCCACGGATACGTGGTTCGATTAAGGTTCCTCGTTTATGACGGATCCGGGCCCCGCGAGGGCGGGCAACGAGGATGCCGGAGTGGACCGGGAGGCGATGGACGCGCGCACACCCTGGGAGATCATGCTGCCGGACGAGAGCGCGACCGAGGATCTCGGGCGCTTCCTCGCCGAATTGCTGCGGCCCGGCGATCTCGTGGCGCTCTCGGGCGGGCTCGGCGGCGGCAAGACCACGCTCGCCCGCGCCCTGATCCGCGAGCTGACGGGCGATCCCGAGCTCGAGGTGCCGAGCCCGACCTTCACGCTCATCCAGCCCTACGAGGGGCGGGACGGCCTCGCCCTGGTCCATGCCGACCTCTATCGCCTGCGCGGGCCCGACGAACTCGTGGAACTCGGCTTCGACGAATTGACCGAGCGGGCGATCACGCTCGTGGAGTGGCCCGACCGGCTGCCGCCGCGCAGCGGCCCGACGCTCGCCATCGACCTCGCCCTCAAGCCCGAATTCGGCGACACGGCCCGCCTCGCCCGGCTGATCGGCGGGGGCGGCATGGGCGAGCGGCTGCACCGGGCACGGGCGCTGCGCGCGCTCCTCGACCGCAGCGGATGGGGCGAGGCTGTGCGCACGCCGATGCAGGGCGATGCGTCGAGCCGCGCCTACGAGCGCCTGACGCAGGCCGACGGGTCGACCGCGATCCTGATGATCGCGCCCGCCCGGCCGGACGGGCCGCCGGTGCGCGATGGCAAGCCCTACAGCGCGATCGTCAAGCTCGCCGAGAGCGTGCATGCCTTCGTGGCCATGGACCGGGCCTTGCGGGCGCTCGGCCTGAGCGCGCCGAAGATCCTCGGCGAGGATCTGGAGGCGGGGCTCCTGATCCTGGAGGATCTCGGCTCCGAGCCGGTCGTCGACGCGAACGGGCCGCGGCCGGAGCGCTACGCGGAGGCCGTCAAGGTGCTGGCGCGGCTGCACGGCACGGCGCTGCCCGCCGTGCTGCCCGTGGCCGAGGGCCGGGACTACGCGCTGCCGCCCTACGACCTCGAGGCCCTGCTGTTCGAGGCCGAGCTCCTCGTGGACTGGTACGCGCCGCACATCGCCGGCACGCCCCTGTCGGAGGCGCAGCGCAGCGCCTTCACGGCGGCCTGGACCGAGGTGCTCGACGGCATCACCCCCGAGCGCCCCACCTGGGTGCTGCGCGACTTCCACTCGCCGAACCTGATCTGGCTGCCCGAGCGGGACGGGCTGGAGCGGATCGGCCTCATCGACTTCCAGGACGCGGTGCTGGGCCATCCGGCCTACGACGTGGCCTCGCTCCTTCAGGATGCCCGGGTCGATGCCTCGGCGGAGTTCGAGCTGCGGCTGCTCGGCCTCTACGCCCGCGAGCGCAAGCTGCGCGAGCCCGATTTCGACATGCAGGGCTTCGCGCGGGCCTACGCGGTGCTGGCCGCCCAGCGGGCGACCAAGATCCTGGGCATCTTCGCCCGTCTCGACCGCCGCGACGGCAAGCCCGGCTACCTCGCCCACCTGCCGCGGATCGAGGGCTACCTCAACCGCAACCTCGCCCACCCGGCGCTCGCCGGCGTGCGGGCCTGGTACGAGACCTGCCTGCCGCGCCTCGTTCCTGCTGCCTGAAATCCTTGCCCGCCGCCTGAAATCCTTAGCCAGATGAGCGACGCCCCCATCGTCCCCGCCGTCTCCCGCGCCTTCGTGCTCGCCGCCGGGCTCGGCAAGCGCATGCGCCCGATCACCGCCACGGTGCCCAAGCCCCTGGTGGAGGTGGCCGGCCGCGCCCTCGTGGATCACGCCCTCGACCGCATCGCCGAGGCCGGCATCACCGAGGCGGTGGTCAACGTCCACTACCTCGCCGACCTCATGGAGGCGCATCTCGCGCGCCGACAGGGGCCGCCGCGGATCACGATCTCGGACGAGCGCGACAGCCTGCTGGAGACGGGCGGGGGCGTGCGCAAGGCCCTGCCGCTGCTCGGCGAGGGGCCGTTCCTCATCCTCAACTCGGATTCCTTCTGGCTGGAGGGCCCCCGCCCCAATCTCGGGCGCCTCGTGGCGGCCTGGGATCCCGAGGCCATGGACATGCTGCTCCTCGTCGCCTCGGCGGCCACCAGCCTCGGCTATGACGGGCTCGGCGACTTCCAGATGGAGAAGGACGGCCGGCTCAGGCGCCGGGCCGAGCGGGAGGTCGCCCCCTTCGTGTATGCGGGCGTGGCGATCGTCGCGCCGGCCTTCTTCGCCGGCACGCCGGACGGGCCCTTCTCCCTCAACCTGCTGTTCGACCGCGCCGCCGCGCGGGGCCGCCTGCACGGGCTGCGCCTCGATGGGCAGTGGCTGCATGTCGGCACGCCCGAGGCGCTGCAGGACGCCGAGGAGCGGGTCCGCACCAGCGCGACGCAGCCGTGAGCGCGGGAGCCGGGACCCGGATCGTTCCGATCGGATCCGCCGAGCGCGCTGGCATCCTCGACTGCGCCCACGCGACCCTCCGCGGCCGTGCCGAGGCGGTCCGCTGTCGCAATCGAAAACAGCGGTCCGTCCCCGTCCCGGACCCCGTGCCTGGAAGCCGTCCCGCTCCTCATGCTGAGGTGCTGCGGCGCAGCCGCAGCCTCGAAGCACGCCTGAACGCTCATCCAAGATCCGGGTGGCCTGGATCACCGGTCTGGGGTGCTTCGAGGCAGCCTGCGGCTGCACCTCAGCATGAGGGCCGGGGCTGGTTGCCACGGGAGGGAGCGCTCGGTCGGCCGGTTTCATCCGTCAGGTGCGGCTCGGCCGGTGGTGAACGCATGCGCGACCATGTCCCGGGAGGCGCCGGATGAGCGAGGACCGGATCTTCACCATCCCGCCCGGCGTGCCTTTCCTCGCCACGCTGGCGGAGGCGCTCCTCGACGGGACGCTCGCCGGGGATGTCGGGCGCGATCCGCTCGGGCTTGCGACGGTCACGCTCTACCTGCCGACGCGGCGGGCCACCCGGGCGCTTGCGGCGATCCTGGCCGAGCGCTGCGGCCCGGCCGCGCTCCTGCCGCGCATGGTGCCCCTCGGGGAGGCCGACGAGGCGGAGCTCGACCTCGCGGCGGCCCCGTTCGGCGAGCGGCAGGAGGCGGTGCTGCATCCGCCGATCCCGCCGCTCGAACGGCGGCTGATCCTCGCCCGTCTCGTCCAGGCCTGGGCAGCCAGCATCGACCGCCAGCTCCTGCCGATGGATGCGGAGGTGCCGTTCCGCGTGCCCTCCTCGCCCGCCGACGCGGTCGGGCTCGCGGCCGACCTCGAAGGGCTGATGGACGCGCTCACCGTCGAGGGCCTGCCCTGGGACCAGATCGGCCAGGCGGTGGAGGCCGAGTATTCGCGCTACTTCTCCCTCACCCTCGACTTCGTGCGGATCGCCGCCGAGCACTGGCCCGCGATCCTGGCCGAGCGGGGAGTGAGCGATCCGGTGGCGCGGGGCCGCGCCCTGGTGCTCGCCGAGGCCGCGCGCCTGCGCCGGGAGCGCCCGGCCGACCCGATCGTCGTGGCGGGCTCGACCGGCTCGGTGCCGGCGACGGCGGCCCTGATCGCCGCCATCGCGGCGATGCCGCGCGGCGCCGTGGTGCTGCCGGGCCTCGACCTCGCCCTCGACGAGGCGGGCTGGGCCGCCATCGACACCGGCGAGGCCATCGCCCATGGGCATCCGCAGGCGGTGATGCACCGGCTCCTCGGCCCCGGCGCCCTCGATTGCGGCCGCGCCGCGGTGCGGCCCCTCGGCCGGCCGAGCCCGGAGGCGGAGGCGCGGGCGGCGCTGCTGTCGCAGGCCCTGCGGCCGGCCGAGACGACGGATGCCTGGGCGGACCTCGATCCGGGCCATCGCGTCTCCCTCGCCCGCGCGGGCGGGGCGGGGCTCGGCATCGTGGAGGCGGCGGACGAGCGCGAGGAGGCGCTCGCCGTGGCGGCGGCCCTGCGCGAGACCCTGGAGCGCCCGGGCCGCACCGCGGCGCTGATCACGCCCGACCGGACCCTGGCCCGCCGGGTGGCGGCGGAGCTCAAGCGCTGGAACATCGTGGCGGACGACACGGCCGGGCAGCCGCTGGCGCTCTCCCCCGCCGGCCGGCTCGCGCGGCTCGCCGCGGACGTGGCCGCCCTCGTTGCCAAGCCCGACCGGGTGCTGGCGCTCCTCGCCCATCCGCTGGCGCGCCTGGGCTGCAGCCGGGCGGAGGTGGTGCGGGCCGCCTCCGCCCTCGAGATCGGGGTCCTGCGCGGCCCTGCGCCGGGCAAGGGCTTCGCGGGCCTTGCCGAGGCCCTGCGCGTCGCCCGCACGGAGGAGCGCCCGCACGATCCTCGAGCTCGCCGCCGCCTGACGGAGGCGGATTGGGACGCGGCGGCGGATCTGGTCGACCGGCTTTCGGTCGCCTTCCGGGACTTTTTCGCTGACGAGGACGATGCGGTGCGCGATCTCGTCGGGCTGGCGCGGGCCCACCGCACCACCTGCGATCTCCTGCTCGACGGCCCCGACGCCGTGGAGGACGAGGCCTCGGTGGCCGTCCTCGACGGCCTGTTCGACGATCTCGCGCTCGCCGAGACCGGCCTGCTCGCCGGCCGGTTCTCGGATTATCCGGCCTTCTTCACGGCGCTCGCCCGCGAGCGGGTGGTGGCGGAGCGCCGGGCTTTGCCGCATCCGCGGCTGCGCATCCTCGGCCTCCTCGAAGCGCGCCTGTTGTCGGTCGACCGCGTGGTGGTGGCGGGGCTCGACGAGGGCGTCTGGCCGCCGAAGGCCGAGACGGATGCCTTCCTCAACCGGCCGATGCGCGGGGCGGTCGGCTTGTCTCCGCCCGAGCGGCGCCTCGGCCAGACCGCCCACGATTTCGTGCAGGCGCTCGGCTGCCCGGATGCGGTGATCACCCGCGCGCACAAGCGCGAGGGCTCGCCCATGGTGCCGTCGCGCTTCCTGCAGCGGCTGCGCGCCTTCATGGGTGAGGAGGCCTGGAGCGCGCGGGTGCGGGCGGGCGAGCGCTTCCGCGCGCTTGCGGCGGCCCTCGACCGCGGCACGGAGCCGCTGCCGCCGCGCCTCGCGCGCCCGGCCCCAAAGCCCGACCCGGCGCTTTTTCCGCGCAGCCTCAGCGTCACCGAGGTCGAGACGCTGGTGCGCGACCCCTACGCGATCTTCGCCCGCCACGTGCTCGGCCTCGATCCGCTGGAGCCGGTGGCGGTGCAGCCGAGCGCGAGCGACCGGGGCACGATCGTGCACGATGTGCTCGGCGGCTTCGCGCAGCGTTTCCCCGAGGCCCTGCCGGCGGATCCGCTCACCCCGCTCCTCGACCTCGCGGTCAACGCCTTCGCGCCGATCGCGGATGCCTATCCGGAACTCTATGCCGAGTGGTGGCCGCGCTTCGAGCGGATGGCGGGCGCCTTTCTCGCCTGGGAGGCGGAGCGCCGCCCCGGCCTCGCGCGGGTTCATGCCGAGACCTTCGGGCGCTGGCGGATCCCGATCGGTCCGGCCGAGGACTTCACCTTACGCGCCCGCGCCGACCGGATCGAGGTGACGCGCGGCGGCGGCCATGTGATCGTCGACTTCAAGACCGGCCAGCCGCCGAGCGCCAAAGAGGTCTTCGCCGGGTTCGCGCCGCAGCTGACGCTGGAAGCCGCGATGCTGCGGGCGGGCGGCTTCCGGGACCTCGGCGCCGCGGCGGCGGTGCCGGACCTCCTCTACGTACGGGCGGGCGGCGGCAAGGTGCCGCTCGACCCTGTTCCCCTGAAGCCGCCGCGGGGCGAGGAGCGTTCCGTCGCCGATCTCGTTGACGAGCATGCGCGCCGCTTCCAGGCCCTGATCGCCCGCTTCCTTCAGGGTGAGGCCGCCTTCCTGTCCCGGCCCTACCCGAAATACGCCAGGGCGTATTCGGCCTACGACCATCTGGCGCGGGTGAAGGAATGGTCGCTGGTGGAGGGGGAGGGGGCGTAAGCGCGCGCGGCCTTTTGCGACTCGTGCCTTCCCCTACGCTCACCCCCCCTTTCCCGGACGACTGGAGCGCCAGCGGAAGGAGATCCGGGAACCAGCACGAGGACTTGCCGCGAAGCGGCTCAATATAGACACTGTCGATCACCGCTGATCGCACGGTACAGCCCGACGT
Encoded here:
- the addB gene encoding double-strand break repair protein AddB, coding for MSEDRIFTIPPGVPFLATLAEALLDGTLAGDVGRDPLGLATVTLYLPTRRATRALAAILAERCGPAALLPRMVPLGEADEAELDLAAAPFGERQEAVLHPPIPPLERRLILARLVQAWAASIDRQLLPMDAEVPFRVPSSPADAVGLAADLEGLMDALTVEGLPWDQIGQAVEAEYSRYFSLTLDFVRIAAEHWPAILAERGVSDPVARGRALVLAEAARLRRERPADPIVVAGSTGSVPATAALIAAIAAMPRGAVVLPGLDLALDEAGWAAIDTGEAIAHGHPQAVMHRLLGPGALDCGRAAVRPLGRPSPEAEARAALLSQALRPAETTDAWADLDPGHRVSLARAGGAGLGIVEAADEREEALAVAAALRETLERPGRTAALITPDRTLARRVAAELKRWNIVADDTAGQPLALSPAGRLARLAADVAALVAKPDRVLALLAHPLARLGCSRAEVVRAASALEIGVLRGPAPGKGFAGLAEALRVARTEERPHDPRARRRLTEADWDAAADLVDRLSVAFRDFFADEDDAVRDLVGLARAHRTTCDLLLDGPDAVEDEASVAVLDGLFDDLALAETGLLAGRFSDYPAFFTALARERVVAERRALPHPRLRILGLLEARLLSVDRVVVAGLDEGVWPPKAETDAFLNRPMRGAVGLSPPERRLGQTAHDFVQALGCPDAVITRAHKREGSPMVPSRFLQRLRAFMGEEAWSARVRAGERFRALAAALDRGTEPLPPRLARPAPKPDPALFPRSLSVTEVETLVRDPYAIFARHVLGLDPLEPVAVQPSASDRGTIVHDVLGGFAQRFPEALPADPLTPLLDLAVNAFAPIADAYPELYAEWWPRFERMAGAFLAWEAERRPGLARVHAETFGRWRIPIGPAEDFTLRARADRIEVTRGGGHVIVDFKTGQPPSAKEVFAGFAPQLTLEAAMLRAGGFRDLGAAAAVPDLLYVRAGGGKVPLDPVPLKPPRGEERSVADLVDEHARRFQALIARFLQGEAAFLSRPYPKYARAYSAYDHLARVKEWSLVEGEGA
- a CDS encoding nucleotidyltransferase family protein, whose amino-acid sequence is MSDAPIVPAVSRAFVLAAGLGKRMRPITATVPKPLVEVAGRALVDHALDRIAEAGITEAVVNVHYLADLMEAHLARRQGPPRITISDERDSLLETGGGVRKALPLLGEGPFLILNSDSFWLEGPRPNLGRLVAAWDPEAMDMLLLVASAATSLGYDGLGDFQMEKDGRLRRRAEREVAPFVYAGVAIVAPAFFAGTPDGPFSLNLLFDRAAARGRLHGLRLDGQWLHVGTPEALQDAEERVRTSATQP
- the tsaE gene encoding tRNA (adenosine(37)-N6)-threonylcarbamoyltransferase complex ATPase subunit type 1 TsaE, giving the protein MDARTPWEIMLPDESATEDLGRFLAELLRPGDLVALSGGLGGGKTTLARALIRELTGDPELEVPSPTFTLIQPYEGRDGLALVHADLYRLRGPDELVELGFDELTERAITLVEWPDRLPPRSGPTLAIDLALKPEFGDTARLARLIGGGGMGERLHRARALRALLDRSGWGEAVRTPMQGDASSRAYERLTQADGSTAILMIAPARPDGPPVRDGKPYSAIVKLAESVHAFVAMDRALRALGLSAPKILGEDLEAGLLILEDLGSEPVVDANGPRPERYAEAVKVLARLHGTALPAVLPVAEGRDYALPPYDLEALLFEAELLVDWYAPHIAGTPLSEAQRSAFTAAWTEVLDGITPERPTWVLRDFHSPNLIWLPERDGLERIGLIDFQDAVLGHPAYDVASLLQDARVDASAEFELRLLGLYARERKLREPDFDMQGFARAYAVLAAQRATKILGIFARLDRRDGKPGYLAHLPRIEGYLNRNLAHPALAGVRAWYETCLPRLVPAA